A part of Aspergillus flavus chromosome 1, complete sequence genomic DNA contains:
- a CDS encoding LYR motif-containing protein 5A — MTNPELRRQVINIYKELLFLGRNYPLGYEYFRNRLHKAFASQAHLTDDEQIRKGIARADFVKKEIEAL, encoded by the exons ATGACGAATCCTGAACTTCGCCGGCAAGTAATCAATATCTATAAAG AGTTACTCTTTCTCGGGCGTAACTATCCACTGGGTTATGAATACTTCAGGAATAGACTCCATAAGGCGTTTGCCAGCCAGGCACATCTGACGGATGATGAGCAGATACGGAAGGGCATAGCACGGGCGGATTTCGTGAAGAAAG AGATTGAGGCACTGTGA